One region of uncultured Sulfurimonas sp. genomic DNA includes:
- a CDS encoding type I secretion system permease/ATPase, whose amino-acid sequence MLITSADNLRMDALLECLVLFTKLYHKPYSAEALTAGLPIEPGAEAPELFSINNAKGLFSRAAEKAGLKSSLVKRPLSQISPLQLPMIILLSNQSACILDRYNEDGTKVKIILPAEDAIEQWVDIDVLEDEYIGYGFMVKKAFEYADENSRTLNINQKHWFWSTIKLSAGIYKDVLYASLLINLFVLASPLFTMNVYDRVVPNNAIETLWVFAIGVSIIYILDTFLKFTRTYLLESAAKKSDIIMSSIIFEKVLDLKMAHHPASVGSFSSNIKDFDSIRGFLTNATMAAVIDLPFAVIFLAVIGYLGGSIVIIPIITMFLILLYAIIIKKPLRKSIESTHEASAKKSSILIETLNNIETLKTLGTLNQVQWKWEESTGEIAGKSLKSRLMSSSIPTVTQLFIQLNTVMIIVYGVYLIQEFELSMGGLIAIVILTSRTLAPMGQVAALLTNYEDTKTSYETLNEIISQPSERPAGKKFVERPDFSGHIEFVDVTFAYPNSDVPALKNVSFVIKPGEHVAIIGRIGSGKSTIQKLILGLYEPDSGQILIDGIDIKQIDPADLRKHMGYVSQDIMLFRGTVKENITYRATFASDAQMIRASHISGASEFIKKHPKGYEMPIGERGLGLSGGQRQSIGIARAFLLNAPIMLMDEPSNAMDQITETKLLDSLSVNLKGTTSILVTQKMTLLKIVDRVIVMNEGKIFIDAPKKEALEQLQGGGKKIEKDK is encoded by the coding sequence CCTTAGAATGGACGCTCTTCTTGAGTGTTTAGTTCTATTTACAAAGTTATATCATAAACCATACTCAGCCGAGGCATTAACTGCTGGCTTACCCATAGAACCTGGTGCTGAAGCACCTGAGCTCTTTTCCATAAACAACGCTAAAGGACTTTTTTCTCGTGCAGCAGAAAAAGCAGGATTAAAATCTAGTCTTGTTAAGAGACCTTTATCCCAAATATCTCCGCTACAACTTCCTATGATTATCTTACTATCTAACCAAAGTGCTTGCATCTTAGATAGATACAATGAAGATGGAACTAAAGTTAAAATCATCTTACCAGCAGAAGATGCAATTGAGCAATGGGTTGATATCGATGTACTTGAAGATGAGTATATTGGTTATGGATTTATGGTTAAAAAAGCTTTTGAGTATGCAGATGAAAACTCAAGAACTCTAAATATAAACCAAAAACATTGGTTTTGGAGCACCATAAAACTCTCCGCTGGAATATACAAAGATGTTCTTTATGCCTCACTACTTATAAATCTTTTCGTTTTAGCATCTCCACTTTTTACCATGAATGTTTACGATAGAGTAGTTCCAAACAATGCCATAGAGACTCTTTGGGTTTTTGCTATTGGTGTAAGTATTATATATATTTTAGATACCTTTTTAAAATTTACCAGAACATATTTACTTGAGAGTGCTGCAAAAAAAAGTGACATTATTATGTCTTCTATTATTTTTGAAAAAGTACTCGACCTCAAAATGGCTCACCATCCTGCATCTGTAGGATCATTTTCTAGCAATATAAAAGATTTTGATTCTATTAGAGGTTTTTTAACAAACGCTACTATGGCGGCAGTTATTGACTTACCTTTTGCGGTTATATTTTTAGCAGTTATCGGTTATCTTGGTGGAAGTATAGTTATTATTCCAATCATAACTATGTTTTTGATTTTGTTATATGCCATTATCATAAAAAAACCTCTTCGTAAAAGTATTGAAAGTACACATGAAGCTAGTGCCAAGAAAAGCTCTATTCTCATAGAGACACTAAACAACATAGAGACACTTAAAACTTTAGGAACACTAAATCAAGTACAATGGAAATGGGAAGAATCAACAGGAGAAATAGCAGGTAAAAGCCTTAAATCTCGTCTTATGTCGTCGTCCATTCCAACTGTAACTCAACTCTTCATCCAATTAAATACAGTAATGATTATAGTTTATGGAGTCTATCTTATACAAGAGTTTGAACTCTCTATGGGTGGATTAATAGCAATCGTAATTCTTACATCAAGAACTTTAGCTCCAATGGGACAAGTTGCAGCACTTCTTACAAACTATGAAGATACTAAGACTTCATATGAAACACTAAATGAAATCATTTCTCAACCAAGTGAGAGACCAGCTGGTAAAAAGTTTGTTGAGAGACCTGACTTTAGCGGACATATAGAGTTTGTTGATGTAACATTTGCTTATCCTAACAGTGATGTTCCTGCTCTTAAAAATGTTTCATTTGTTATAAAACCAGGTGAACATGTAGCTATTATAGGTAGGATTGGTTCTGGAAAAAGTACTATACAAAAACTAATACTTGGACTTTATGAACCAGATTCTGGACAGATTTTAATTGATGGAATAGATATCAAACAGATTGACCCAGCTGATTTAAGAAAACATATGGGTTATGTTTCTCAAGACATTATGCTCTTTCGTGGAACAGTTAAAGAAAATATTACATATAGAGCTACTTTTGCAAGCGATGCTCAAATGATACGGGCTTCACATATAAGCGGTGCATCTGAGTTTATTAAAAAGCATCCAAAAGGTTATGAGATGCCAATTGGAGAGAGAGGCTTAGGACTCTCAGGCGGACAGAGACAAAGCATAGGAATAGCTAGAGCATTTTTACTAAATGCTCCTATTATGCTTATGGATGAACCAAGTAATGCTATGGATCAGATTACAGAGACAAAATTACTAGATAGTCTATCTGTAAATCTAAAAGGAACTACATCCATACTTGTAACTCAAAAGATGACTCTACTAAAAATTGTAGATAGAGTCATAGTAATGAATGAGGGTAAAATTTTTATAGATGCACCAAAAAAAGAGGCACTAGAACAGCTACAAGGCGGAGGTAAAAAAATTGAAAAAGACAAATAA
- a CDS encoding HlyD family type I secretion periplasmic adaptor subunit — translation MKKTNKPVEYTEKDYDFMNSLSSAILEQTPSRISKVIKIWLITILLFVVWASLAEIDEITRGDGDVIPYGQNQLIQNLEGGIVESILVKEGESVKQGQVILKISNAKSISTSKTNEMKFDELEAKRLRLYAQANELEFKYTKRDSSEFKKQIKLAKELYDSNKLEYLAKDNSFIEQIEQRKQEYREAKARVSSLKKSLEYVSEEIAMTAPMVKEGVKSKVDFLKLKREANNIENDIEAAELSLPRLASAITEYREKRTESQQLFINNAKKELNEVTAELSRLKTQQVAFSDQVERTMVKSPVDGIVQKLFINTVGGVIQPGADLVEIVPTNEKLFLEVKIKPSDIAFLHPGAEAKVKVSAYDYAIHGGLIGKVVNISPDTITDNKENTFYLIHVETEKNYLGTKEHPLQIIPGMTVSVDIVTGKKTVMQYILKPILKSKQYVFSER, via the coding sequence TTGAAAAAGACAAATAAGCCTGTAGAATATACGGAAAAAGATTACGATTTTATGAATAGCCTTAGTTCGGCTATTTTAGAGCAAACACCATCAAGAATAAGTAAAGTTATAAAAATTTGGCTAATAACAATCTTGCTTTTTGTTGTCTGGGCATCTCTAGCTGAAATTGATGAGATAACTAGAGGAGATGGGGATGTTATACCTTATGGACAAAATCAACTTATTCAAAATCTTGAAGGTGGTATAGTAGAGTCTATTTTGGTTAAAGAGGGAGAGAGTGTTAAGCAGGGACAAGTTATTTTAAAAATAAGCAATGCAAAATCAATCTCTACATCAAAAACTAATGAAATGAAGTTTGATGAACTTGAAGCAAAAAGATTAAGATTGTATGCTCAAGCAAATGAATTAGAGTTTAAATATACCAAAAGAGATTCTTCTGAATTTAAAAAGCAGATAAAACTAGCTAAAGAGTTATATGACTCAAATAAGTTAGAATATTTAGCAAAAGATAACTCTTTTATAGAGCAGATTGAGCAAAGAAAACAAGAGTATAGAGAAGCAAAAGCTAGAGTTAGTTCTTTAAAAAAATCACTTGAATATGTTTCTGAAGAGATTGCTATGACTGCACCGATGGTAAAAGAGGGTGTAAAATCAAAAGTAGATTTTCTAAAACTAAAAAGAGAAGCTAACAATATAGAAAATGATATAGAAGCCGCTGAGCTTTCACTTCCTCGTTTAGCATCTGCTATAACTGAGTATAGAGAAAAACGTACAGAATCACAGCAATTATTTATTAACAATGCTAAAAAAGAGCTAAACGAAGTAACCGCAGAGTTATCAAGACTTAAAACTCAACAAGTAGCTTTTAGTGATCAAGTTGAGAGAACTATGGTTAAATCACCCGTTGATGGTATAGTTCAAAAGTTATTTATCAATACAGTTGGTGGTGTTATTCAACCTGGTGCAGACCTAGTAGAGATAGTTCCAACAAATGAAAAATTATTTTTAGAAGTAAAAATAAAACCTAGCGACATAGCATTTTTGCATCCTGGTGCGGAAGCTAAAGTGAAAGTATCTGCTTATGATTATGCGATTCATGGTGGACTTATAGGAAAAGTTGTAAATATCTCACCTGATACTATTACAGATAACAAAGAAAATACTTTTTATCTCATTCATGTTGAAACAGAAAAAAATTATCTTGGAACAAAAGAGCATCCTCTACAAATCATACCTGGTATGACTGTAAGTGTAGATATAGTAACTGGTAAAAAAACTGTAATGCAGTATATTTTAAAACCTATTTTAAAATCTAAACAATATGTTTTTTCGGAACGATAA
- a CDS encoding LuxR C-terminal-related transcriptional regulator: MQIIFFSSNIDTIDEWKMRHKLDSFISCCDKESLNIELKKTTSCIIITDYDSVAVNVNHWISSNTLPTNVIVLERAPEITTGKMLIHNGIKAYGNSRMLTHHYLQMLKTVEDGNIWTYPLLTAKLTNTVEKNSINEDAKTLLQHRLSQKEQEVVYLILEGLTNDAIASKIDITTRTVKAHISAIFSKLHINDRVSLILLLK; the protein is encoded by the coding sequence ATGCAAATTATATTTTTTAGCTCAAATATTGATACTATTGATGAATGGAAAATGCGACATAAACTCGACTCATTTATATCTTGCTGTGATAAAGAATCACTAAATATTGAGCTAAAAAAAACAACTTCTTGTATAATAATTACTGACTATGATAGTGTAGCAGTTAATGTAAATCATTGGATATCATCCAATACTTTGCCAACAAATGTAATAGTTTTAGAAAGAGCACCTGAAATCACAACAGGTAAGATGCTAATCCATAACGGCATAAAAGCATATGGTAACTCTAGGATGTTAACTCACCACTACTTACAAATGTTAAAAACTGTAGAAGATGGAAATATTTGGACTTATCCTCTACTTACAGCAAAACTAACAAATACTGTAGAAAAAAACTCCATAAATGAAGATGCAAAAACACTACTTCAGCATAGATTGTCTCAAAAAGAACAAGAAGTAGTTTATTTGATTCTTGAAGGTCTTACAAATGATGCAATTGCATCTAAAATAGATATAACAACAAGAACTGTAAAAGCTCATATTAGTGCAATATTTTCTAAACTTCACATTAACGATAGAGTCTCTTTAATTCTTCTTTTAAAATAA